Genomic window (Saccharothrix australiensis):
GGCCGTCGCCCTGCTCGACGCCGATCGCGGTGTGGTGCTGCGGGACTTGGCCAGTCTTGTTTGTCGGCCCGGCCGGCGTTGGCCACAGCCAGGGCCAGGCCGAAGTCGGGTTCGTCCGCCAGCCGTGTTTGCCGGGCGGCAGCGGTCCCAGCGCAGTCGCAGGGCCCGTCGGTACTCCTCCCTGGTGCGCTCGGCCAGGCGCTCGCGCAGGTCTGCGCGTACTTGTGGGGACATCGCCTCGACGTCCTCGCCGAGGGTGTTCAGTACGAAGGGATCGTCGACGCCGGTTGCTTCGCAGGCCCAGACGGCGGCCAGGGTGGTCACCGCGCGCACCCGCGGGCCGTCGGCCGTGGCCAGGCGCGCGTGCAGTTCCGGGGCGTTGCCGGCCAGCCGTGCGCCGGCGTCGGGAAGGTCGAGCCAGCGGGGTGGTAGCCGTTGTCGTCGGCCAGCACCACCCACCCGTCGAGGGCGTCGGCGACCACCAGCGGCAGCTCGTCGGGGAACGCGGCGATCGAAGCTTGACCGGCGTCGACCAGCGTCGCCCGCCGCCCGGTGGCCTCACCGTGAAAGCGGATCAGCGCCTCGGCGACGGGAAGCCCGCGCACGACGGTCAGGCACATCATCTCGCCCGGCCACTGGTCATCCGCCAACAGCGCCGCGTAATGGTCCACCGCGTCGACTCGGATGATCGGTTCCGGCAGCACCGCCCCACCTTCCCATGATCACTACTACCACGATGCCAGGAGGCTGCCCGCCGCGAGCAGGGCGGACAGCCTCTCAATTCAAGGGCTGGGATCCAGACCTTGAACGGATCCCCATCGAATATGAGGACGTCCGGGCGTGGGCCGCGGGTTTGGACGAGTTGTTCGGGCTGGTGGCGGGGCGGTTGCTGCGGGCGGAGCCGCGTCGTCGGGCTCGGGCGTATGTGCGGGGGTTGCTGGCTCCGATCGCGGCAAGAACGGCTGGACGTTGGCGGAAGTGGCCGGTAAGGCGACTCCGGACGGGATGCAGCGTCTGCTCAATGCCGCCGCCGTCGCTGCCCGCATCGGCGTCGGCGTAGTAAGGCCAGCCGTGAATCCACCGACCGTCGAACCCGCACGTCGTCACAGGCGAGGCCCACCGGCTTGTAAAGACCTCGCCGTTCCTCCGGACCACCTTCAAATCGACACTACTAACGACACGGGATCTCTTGTCCTCCAGCCCTCACCGCTCGCACGAGCGCCGACTCCGGTTCGTGAACCTCATCGTCACGCCAGGACGAGTCGGGGAGCGCCCTCCGTGAAGACGCGCGCTTCACCCCAATCCCCTCCGATCAGCCAATAGTCGTCTACCCGATCCAGGTAATCGATGTTGCCGAGGTCTTCCTCACCTGCCGCATCGGTGAAATGTCGGGTCGAGCGACGAACCCATTCGACGCGCGTGACGTTCGGAAAGGTCAGCATTCCGTCAGCATAGCAGTACTGCTCGCCCGAGGCGGGGGTGCTGTAGCGGGGATGGTTCTCGGTAAGCACAAACTCGCCCCTGAAAGACGGTTCACCCGACGGTTCGAGGATTTCCAGCACAAAGCTGTCCTCCAGGTACACACTCGACAGAGTGTCGATGTCGGCGTAATTCACCATTTCACCAATCCCAGTCGAGGGGCGTATGAGCACTGGCAAGCCGCTCGGGCGTCGAGAATGCCAGTACCCACTGCCCTTTGCCGGACAAGGTCGACACCATCACACCCGGTCGATGCCCGTGAGGTCGCCGCGCGAACACGATGGCCCCGGAAAACGCATCGTCAAAGTCACCAGGCGGACCTCAGCAGCGCACGTACATCCCGCGCGACCTGCACGATGTCCGGTTCCAACCGCGACGACTCGGCCATGAGTCTCAACTTATCGCATGCAAACGACAATTACGTCGGCATCGTAACAGCAGGCATGGGCGCCCTCCGATCGGATTGCCGAGTCATGATGGCAGCTCACGAATCCTCTGCCATGCAGAATAGTCGGCTCATCGAACAGCTCAGGAACTGCTTGTCGGCTCTTGCGGAGGTAGGGGCATCAGCGGGGAACGGGGTCTCTGGTTCCACCAAGGAACGCAGCTCGGGGTCCGGCCGGTAGGAGAGACGACGTAGCGCAGCGGGATCGCCGGCAAGGCGGCCTTGGCTACGGCGGCGTCGATCCACGGCTCGTCCGGCCCGATCGGGAAGTCCGGGTACGGGGTTGCGCGCAGGAGCATGTCCGTGTGGATCGTGTCGTCGTCCTCGAACGGTTGCCAGGTCGGCCAGCCGCTGCCGCTCGGCGCGCGGGACACCGCGTCGAGCAAGGCCCGGAACGAGGCGTCGCCGGGCACCCACAACTCCGGGTCGCTGCGGTCGACCACAGCGCACGCTGCCGCCACCGCGGCGTTGCCCGCTCCGACGGCGGCCACCGGCTCCGGGGCGTCCGACATCGCGGACGGTGTCCGGGTCGGCGGCGACCAGCCGTGCGATCGACGGCGCGGGGTCCCGGACGGCGGGGCCAGGACGATCATCGCCCGGCGCATGCGGATGGTGCCCTGCTTGCCCCGACGCACGTGGTTCAGCAGGCGACGGCCCTCGTCCTCGGTTGACCGGCGTGCTCTCACGGGCTCGGCTATCGATGCCTCTCATGCTCGGCGGCGACTACGTCACCACCGAGCATGAGATCCACCCTGCTACCGGTCGCGGACCTCACGCGCGCGTCCCCAACCCGGCGAACGTTCGTGGTCGACGCACTGGGCTATGCAGGGGCGCAGGCGACCCACGACCGCTCGGCGACCGCACGGGCGGCGACGTCGAGCACCAGCTGCGCGGCGTGCCCGTCGGCCAGCGAGGGGACGCCCTCCGGGGCGGCGCCGGCGAACGTCGCCAGCACGTCGCGGGCCTGGTGGGCGGCGGCGTGCCCGGTGACCGCCAGCATCTCCTCGAACGAGCCGGGCGCGACATCGCCGAGAGTGGGGCCGTCCGCGGGGATCACCTTCGGTTCCGCGCCCGACGCGGTCAGCACGACCTCGGCCGGGCGGTCGGAGTCGTAGGCCAGCGCGCCCGCGCTGCCGATCACCTCCAGCGCGTGGCGGAACCGGCGGTACGGGCTCGGCGGCAGCACCCGGCTGGCCGTGACCGACGCGCGGGCCCCCGAGGCCAACCGCAGCGAGAGCGCGCAGTCGTCCCAGTTGCCGACAGGCCGCGTGCCACCGCCCTCGGCGGGGCGGCGCGTGGTCACCGTCGTGGCGGTCGCGCTCACCTCGTCGACCTCGCCGACCAGCCACCGCACCAGGTCCACCGCGTGCGGCCCGAGGTCGCTGAGCACCCCGTAGGAGTACTCCGACGGGTCGTGCCGCCAGTCCCACGGGGTCGAGGGGTCGGCGGCGAGCACGCTCGCCGTGGTGTAGCGCAGGTGCCGGACCTCGCCCGCGGCCCCCTCGGCGAGCAGCCGCCGCGCGGTGCGGATCGCGGGGTTCCAGCGCTGGGTGAACCCGGCGACACCGGGCACGCCCGCGCACGCCTGGACCATCCGGGCGCTCTCCTCGGCGTCGCGGGCCAGCGGCTTCTCGCAGAACACGGCCAGCCCGCGCGCTGCGGCGCCGAGGGCCGCGCCGGCGTGCGACGAGGGCGGTGAGGCGATCACCACCCCGTCCAGCTCCACGGAGTCGAGCATGGCGTCGAGCCGGTCGAAGGAACGCGGCACGCCGAGCGCCGAGGCGGCCGCGGCGGCCCGCCCGGCGTCACGGCCGCAGACCGCGGCCAGCTCGGCGCCCGCGCCGCGCAGCGCGGGCGCGAGGTACTTCGCGCACCACCAGCCGTGGCCGAACAACCCGATCCGCGGCGAGGGACTGTCGGACATCCGTCCTCCTCCTGGTCGGGTCAGCCACGGCGCCGCAGGAATTCCTCGGCGCTCTTGATCGCGTCGAGGTTCCGGCCGCCGCGGACCTCGGCGACGTGCTGCTTCGCCTCGTCCATGCTCCAGCCGCGCTTGGCGACGCCGGTGGGCTTGAGCAGCTCGGTCTGCCCGGTGCGCACCTCGACCCCGGCCGGAGTCCGGGTGAACGTCATGTAGCCGTACAGCATCTCGTCCAGCGGCGGCAGCCCCTCGAGCTGGCGCCACATGATCTTCTCGTTCGGGAAGCACACCCTGGCCTGCTTGGTGGTGTGCAGCGCGCCGCTGGGCACCTGCACGTCCATCACCACGACCTGGAGGTTAGGCACGTCCTCCCGCCGTTCGGCGTTGAGGCAGTGGGGGATCCGCTCCCGCCACTTGTCGACCTCGTAGAAGTAGCCGTAGACGTCCTCGATGGGCTGGTCGATGGTGTAGGAGACCTCGTAGGACACCTCGCGCGCGCGCAGTTCGTCGTACTCCTCGGCGAAGTTCTTGACCCGCCCGAGCTGCATCCCCGCGCCGCGGTCGAACATCGCCGCCGTGCGGTCGGCGCCCTCGGCGTCGGGGTCGAGGGTGAACTCGTGCCGCAGCTCCACCTCGGTCAGCCCGTCGGACAGCGGTTTGAACGACCACTCCCCGGTCACCTCCAGCAGGGGCGCGGCGGGGTTCTCGTGGCGGAAGGCGATGCGGCCGGCGTCCCGGTCGAGCGTGCGGCTCGCGCGCCAGGTGCGCACGGCGTCGAGGTGGGCCTCCCACGTCCAGCGCTCGACCCGGTCGGCGGTCCCCCCGCGCTCCAGGAACGCGGTGTGGACGACTGGCGTGAAGATGCGGCGCATCTGCTCGACGTCGGCGACGAGGTCGTACAGGAACCCGGCGGACGCGGCGACGCTCGCGGTGTGGGTCGAGCTCTGCGTGACGGTCGGCACGGAGCACTCCTCTCAGGGGAACGCGGACGCCGCGGGCGCCCGGTGTTGGACCCGAGCCTGACCCGACCCGCTCGAACGGCGCTGTAGCGGCGGTGAGCGTTCGTCGAGCCGGGGTCGAGATCACCGCCGGAAGCTGGGCGGGTCGTGGTGCCGAGCGGGAGGAGCCGACGTGGAGAGCCGACAGCTGGGTACCGGCGGGCCGGTGGTGGCCGCCGTCGGGTTGGGCTGCCTGGGTTTGTCGGGCGGGTACGGCGCGGTGGCCGGGCACGAGGCCGCCACGGCGATCCGGACCGCGCTCGACCTCGGGATCACGCTGCTGGACACGGCGGACTTCTACGGTGGCGGCGAGAACGAGCGGCTGGTGGGGCGCGCGATCGCCGGTCGGCGGGACGAGGTCGTGCTCGCCACCCGCGGCGGGGTGCGGGCCGCGGCGCCGGGGGCCCCGCCCACGATCGTCGACGGGGCCCCGGACTCGCTGCGCGCCGCCTGCGAGGCTTCGCTGGAGCGCCTGGGCGTCGACCACGTGGACCTCTACTACCTGGCCCGCGCGGACCCGCGCGTGCCGGTGGAGGACAGCGTCGGCGCGCTCGCCGAACTGCGGGCCGAGGGCAAGGTCCGGCACGTCGGGCTGTCCGAGGTCGCGGCAGGCACGCTGCGCCGGGCGGCGGCCACCTGCACGATCGCCGCGCTGGAGAGCGAGTACTCGCTGTGGGAGCGGCACGTCGAGGCCGAGATCCTGCCCACCGCGCGCGAACTCGGCATCGGGCTGGTCGCGCACACCCCGCTGGGGAAGGGTTTCCTGACCGGCGCGCACCGCTCACCCGGCGATCTCGGCGAACGCGACCACCGTCGCAACCACCCCCGCTTCCGCGAGGGCAACTTCGAGCGCAACCGCGAGCTGGTCGAGGAAGCCGCCGCGATCGCCGCCCGCACCGGGATGACGCCCGCTCAGCTCGCCCTGGCGTGGCTCCTCTCGGCCGGCCCGGACGTCGTGCCCATTCCGGGCTCGCGGCGGCCGGAGCACCTGCGGGAGAACGTCCGGGCGGCCGCGCTCCGCCTCGACGCGGCGGACCGCGCGCGGCTCGCGGAGGTCTTCGCCCCCGAGCGGGTGGCGGGGGAACGCCACCCCGCGCACCGGCGGGTGGCCGGGGTCGCCGAGGACGGTCGACCGGCGGGTTGACGGGCGCGGACCCGAGGCCGCGCTCGCCGTGCGAGGCCGCCTGGACGCCGTCCGCAACGCGTCCGTCAGCACCCCGCCCAGGGGCCGCACCCCCGTCCGGTCCGCACCCCGCTGGGCCGCACCCGCCCGTCCGCACCCGCCCGTCCGCGTAGCCCGCCGGTCAGCGGCGGTGCGCGGTGACGAACTCCGTGATGGTCGCGATGACGAAGTCCAGCATCTCATCCGTGATACCGGGGTACACGCCGATCCAGAACGTCCGGTCGGTCACCATGTCGCTCACCGCGAGGTCGCCGCTGACGCGGTAGCCGGCGTCGGCGTAGGCCGGGTGGCGGGTCAGGTTGCCGCCGAAGAACCGCCGGGTGGCGATGCGCCGGGACTCCAGGTGCGCCACCAGGTCCCGGCGCGTGTAGGGCGCGTCGTCGGTGACGGTGAGGACGAACCCGAACCAGCTCGGGTCGGCGCCCGGCGTCGGCGCGGGCAGCAGCAGGCCCGGCAGTCCGTCCAGCGCCGCGCGCAGCTGCGCCCAGTTGCGCCGCCGTGCCGCGCCGAACTCCTCCAGGCGCCGCAGCTGCGCCGACCCCATCGCCGCCTGGATGTCGGTGGTCTTCAGGTTGTAGCCGACGTGGGAGAAGATGTACTTGTGGTCGTACCCGTGGGGCAGCGTGCCCACCTGCTGGTCGAACCGCTTGAGGCAGCGGTTGTCCTCGCCGGGCTCGCACCAGCAGTCGCGGCCCCAGTCGCGCAGTGACTCCACGATCCGGGCCAGCGCGAGGTCGTCGGTCAGCACGCAGCCGCCCTCTCCGGTGGTGATGTGGTGCGCCGGGTAGAAGCTCACGGTCGACAGCTGGCCGAAGGTCCCGGTGAGCCTGCCCCGGTAGCGCGAGCCGACCGCGTCGCAGTTGTCCTCCACCAGGAACAGGTCGTGCTCCCGCGCCAGCTCGGCGATCTCCGCGGCGGCGAAGGGGTTGCCCAGCGAGTGGGCGGTCATGATCGCGCGCGTGCGCGGCCCGATGGCGCTCGCGACCCGGTCCGGGCTGACGTTGTAGGTGCCCGGTTCGATGTCGATGAACACCGGCACCAGGCCGTTCTGGAGCACGGGGTTCACCGTGGTGGGGAACCCCGCCGCCGCGGTGATCACCTCGTCGCCTGGGCGCAGCCGGCGCTCGCCGAGCTGGGGCGAGGTGAGCGCGGTCACGGCGAGCAGGTTCGCCGAGGACCCCGAGTTGGTCAGGTGCGCTTTGCGCAGCCCGAAGTAGCGGGCGAAGTCGCGCTCGAACCGACGGGCGTACGGCCCCGCCGCGATGCGCAGGTCCAGCGCGGCCTCGACCAGCGCCACCCGGTCGGTCTCGTCGAGCACAGCCCCGGAGGTGAGCACCGGGGTGACGCCGGGCACGAACTCGCCCGGGGCGTGCCCCTGGTGGTACTTGCGGACCAGTTCGAGGATCCAGTCCCTGTCCTCACTCATGTCTCGTCCTCGCTTCGGCTGCGCGTGTGATTCGGTCGACGACCACGGCCTGGGCCAGGGTCGCCGCGGTGTTCGGGGAGCAGCCCGCCCGCACGGCCTCGGCGAAGCGCCGGACGGCGCCGGCGTACTGGTCCTCGACGGGGAGCACGCGCTCCTCGCGGCGACCGCCGCGGTCCAGTCGGACCACCGGCCGGTGGTCGGCGGGGGTGGTGAACACGTGCTCGGTGGTGAGCCGGCCCTCGGTGCCCAGGAACCAGTACTCGGAGGTGTAGGCGTGCCGCAGCCCGAACCCGAGTTGTGCGGTGACGCCGTCGGCGCGGGTCAGCAGCGCGGCCCCGCCGAGTTCGACGCGACCGTCGCCGCTCAGCGCGGCGCCCGCGACGGAGAGCCCGGTGCCGAGGAAGTGGAGCGCGGCCCGCAGGGGGTAGCCGCCGGTGTCCAGCAGCGCGCCGCCGCCGAGCGCGGGGTCGAGCCGGATGTCGCCGGGTGGCCGGGGCGGGATCGTGAACGTCGCCCCGAACGCCAGCGGCGTGCCGACGGCGCCGTCGTCGACCATCCGCCGCACGGCGGCGTGCCGGCCGTGCGCGAGGAACATGTAGTTCTCGACGAGCACCAGACCGAGCCGCGCGGCGAGCCCGAGAAGCCGTTCGGTGTCCGCGGCGGAGGTCGTCAGCGGTTTCTCGGCCAGGACGTGCTTGCCCGCCAACAACGCCCGCTCGACCCACCGCGCGTGCAGGGCCGCGGGCAGCGGCAGGTAGACCGCGTCGACGT
Coding sequences:
- a CDS encoding Gfo/Idh/MocA family protein, with the protein product MSDSPSPRIGLFGHGWWCAKYLAPALRGAGAELAAVCGRDAGRAAAAASALGVPRSFDRLDAMLDSVELDGVVIASPPSSHAGAALGAAARGLAVFCEKPLARDAEESARMVQACAGVPGVAGFTQRWNPAIRTARRLLAEGAAGEVRHLRYTTASVLAADPSTPWDWRHDPSEYSYGVLSDLGPHAVDLVRWLVGEVDEVSATATTVTTRRPAEGGGTRPVGNWDDCALSLRLASGARASVTASRVLPPSPYRRFRHALEVIGSAGALAYDSDRPAEVVLTASGAEPKVIPADGPTLGDVAPGSFEEMLAVTGHAAAHQARDVLATFAGAAPEGVPSLADGHAAQLVLDVAARAVAERSWVACAPA
- a CDS encoding aldo/keto reductase, whose amino-acid sequence is MESRQLGTGGPVVAAVGLGCLGLSGGYGAVAGHEAATAIRTALDLGITLLDTADFYGGGENERLVGRAIAGRRDEVVLATRGGVRAAAPGAPPTIVDGAPDSLRAACEASLERLGVDHVDLYYLARADPRVPVEDSVGALAELRAEGKVRHVGLSEVAAGTLRRAAATCTIAALESEYSLWERHVEAEILPTARELGIGLVAHTPLGKGFLTGAHRSPGDLGERDHRRNHPRFREGNFERNRELVEEAAAIAARTGMTPAQLALAWLLSAGPDVVPIPGSRRPEHLRENVRAAALRLDAADRARLAEVFAPERVAGERHPAHRRVAGVAEDGRPAG
- a CDS encoding aromatase/cyclase; its protein translation is MPTVTQSSTHTASVAASAGFLYDLVADVEQMRRIFTPVVHTAFLERGGTADRVERWTWEAHLDAVRTWRASRTLDRDAGRIAFRHENPAAPLLEVTGEWSFKPLSDGLTEVELRHEFTLDPDAEGADRTAAMFDRGAGMQLGRVKNFAEEYDELRAREVSYEVSYTIDQPIEDVYGYFYEVDKWRERIPHCLNAERREDVPNLQVVVMDVQVPSGALHTTKQARVCFPNEKIMWRQLEGLPPLDEMLYGYMTFTRTPAGVEVRTGQTELLKPTGVAKRGWSMDEAKQHVAEVRGGRNLDAIKSAEEFLRRRG
- the rfbH gene encoding lipopolysaccharide biosynthesis protein RfbH → MSEDRDWILELVRKYHQGHAPGEFVPGVTPVLTSGAVLDETDRVALVEAALDLRIAAGPYARRFERDFARYFGLRKAHLTNSGSSANLLAVTALTSPQLGERRLRPGDEVITAAAGFPTTVNPVLQNGLVPVFIDIEPGTYNVSPDRVASAIGPRTRAIMTAHSLGNPFAAAEIAELAREHDLFLVEDNCDAVGSRYRGRLTGTFGQLSTVSFYPAHHITTGEGGCVLTDDLALARIVESLRDWGRDCWCEPGEDNRCLKRFDQQVGTLPHGYDHKYIFSHVGYNLKTTDIQAAMGSAQLRRLEEFGAARRRNWAQLRAALDGLPGLLLPAPTPGADPSWFGFVLTVTDDAPYTRRDLVAHLESRRIATRRFFGGNLTRHPAYADAGYRVSGDLAVSDMVTDRTFWIGVYPGITDEMLDFVIATITEFVTAHRR
- a CDS encoding Gfo/Idh/MocA family oxidoreductase translates to MCAPVESWRVRMDVAVRLGVLGCADVAARRVLPAVARCSEVRLVAVASRDSAKAADFAGRFGCAAVTGYDALLAQDDVDAVYLPLPAALHARWVERALLAGKHVLAEKPLTTSAADTERLLGLAARLGLVLVENYMFLAHGRHAAVRRMVDDGAVGTPLAFGATFTIPPRPPGDIRLDPALGGGALLDTGGYPLRAALHFLGTGLSVAGAALSGDGRVELGGAALLTRADGVTAQLGFGLRHAYTSEYWFLGTEGRLTTEHVFTTPADHRPVVRLDRGGRREERVLPVEDQYAGAVRRFAEAVRAGCSPNTAATLAQAVVVDRITRAAEARTRHE